The region TTATTACACTACGTGGTTAATGGTGAAAATGTAGTAAACCTTTCTTAAGCTGTCCTatccaaataaaggcctaaaatgtcaaacaaaaaaagacatttgtgcTGTGCAGCTTTAAATCCCTGGAAAGGTAAAGCTGTGCCTAAACATGAGGAACATGCTTGCGCTTTTGACAAGTCCAACTTTTGTTCCCCAGCTGGGGTCAAGATTGTCAAGCCTTCTGTCAACCTGCCCAGTATAAACCAAACCAGCGGAAAATAGTTCACGAAGGAGTagagttgtttttcttcacctATCAGCTATTCCCAAAGAAGTAGTCTACAATGCTTTATTTCATAGGATTTCAACAAATGTCCCACGAAACATTCCATCTTCATGAAATGCTATTTACAGTAGATACAGCATAACAACCAAGCTGTGTCAAGAAAGAAGCGGAGGCTTAACCTAATTCCTGAAATCACCACTACTTGCACCAATTTAATGATCCTAGTGATCAACAATTGCTTGattaattgaattaatttaGATCTCTGAACAACCCTCTAGTATCTCATTATGTGCCAATATGTGGAAAGCTAAAAAAATGTCCTGTCTGCTACCATGGAAACAGTGCACAGGAAAGATGGACCTGGCATTCAGGTTTTAGGCTGAACACGAGGAAGAAGCAGAGACATGTAAGTAAAAACAATAACCTGTAGGAACaagaattgtttttaaccctgttgtatttaatgttaaataaaaagccaaaatgAGGGAATGTGCATTTATTATGTGCGTTAGGGTGTTTACttattgtattttctgtattgtattgttgattaaaaaattAGACACCAATTGGTAGttaatgtatttgcattagTAAGGCAAATAAGTATTGATCATTCCTTATTCTTACATTGTGAAACAGAAGCCAATACTTAAAGATGTTTGGTGGGCGGAGAGCTGCCCACCCAGAATTTGCTGCTGCTCTGGCTTGTATATGTGTCACACCGAGCATCTGATTAAACTCTTAACAGGTCAGCAGCCCTGGAGAGAAAAGCACACCTACAGCAGAGCGTACCAAGCAGAGGGGCCGTCACAAGTCCCATACAGCACACTCCATCTAATCTGAAACATAGTTACAGTCTTTCATACTGGGAATGTCCAACCTCAACATAAGGTGAAGTGGTAAAGTGGTTTACAATAAAACCTTTCTTATACTATGTTTTAGAGCCAGGAAGCTTTATGGGGATGTAGAATCCTGACATACACCTGCACTTAATAagacagcatgttttttttcttctaaaccaCATATCAATCTCATGTTTGTTTACGCTGTACCATCCAGCATATCACACCATAGATCAATTAAGTTATTTCCAACACCGCATCATGATttctcataaacacacacagcgaCTTTGTTATACATGGGCTGCATTCACATAAGAACGTTGTCAAGATAAATCAGTCTGAGGCTAATAATACCGTAGCAGTTTAACAAAGCGTAGATAAAGTGCAACAGGAGAAAGCAGTGTCTTGTAACGTGTAATATTGGCTACGGTTTTCCCCAAAGCGGACATTGTAGGACACTGAGGAGCTGTTGTGGCAAGACTGGACATAAGGATTGGTAGAGAACTAAGAGGGGGAGGCTGGCATCACAGATGTAAGAGTATATAATGGATATTTTGGTGCTTCTTAAAAGggcaaatagaaaaataaattaaaattgttcCTATACTAAAACTGACCTTTGATCTAATGCAGCCTCATGGGACAGAGGATGAATGTGAGATTGAGCCAATCCCTCAGCAGAGCCTATTGTAACAGCACAGCTGATGTGATCTATAAAGTTACGTAATCCATCTCCCCGTCCCCACATGATATACAGCTGTCATCCCTGTGCAGCAGAATGAGGTAGAAGAGGCTCCCTTTTCTTCTGTAAATAGATTGTTCATTTTGTAGCTTCTTGGTGACAGTCTCCAAACAGTACTGCTTTGTCAACGATTTAGTTTACACATTCGTTGAGGTCACAAAGGCTTTGGTTAACTCGTGTCACAGTAATGATCAGTCCTGAGTGGGCACATTTGTTATGTGGTTTTAtgaaactttgtattttttgtagaAGTTGTACAGCTAAAAGCACAGGCTTAACTCATGTACTCACATTTGTTCACCAATCAGTTAAAAGCTATAGCGCTCCTTTCAAATATGAGCACAAGTGACCTCAGGGCAGCTTGCAACAATTAGCCTCTACCTTGTTCATTGACTGCACAAGCTTTGACCGGAAATAAGTTTGCTCAAATTAGTGTTTCAATCCAAATTGAGGCAGGCTTTAGTCATAGCCATGTACATACTGGGTGAAAATGTAGCCAACCAAGTTAAAATAGGtgatttaatctttttaaagcCGATTGATGTAAAAGTGCACTGACAGTTTAGTTCAGCTGTACATGATGCTTCTTACCAAATCTGAAAATGCCAAGCCTTTGCTGTGAGTAAACATTAGTCAGGTGCCCACACGAACATTGAAACTGATTTTGCTTGCTGCAATCATTCTTTTAAACATACttgaacacatttaaacattgtGAATCTATCCTAACCCAAAATgtatgatgtactgtataatataaaacaatacatattcaATATATTTGAAACCACCCACAGTGCTCTATGCTTTCAGCTGGTTGAGATTAGTTGGGGGTTGTTGCAGCCCAGAGTGGTATAAAAACTTTACCGTTAACCAAAGACACAGTCaagtctgtttacatttttattttgcatatttaacAAAATTGTGCATTCCACATTTTGTTACAAAACACAGAATTTACAACTGGCCAGAGAAAGGTTACAAATCAAAGTGTAGCTCCCCCTGACCCATCTGCTCTTCAGACACAGCTCCAGGGATGCATCCAGTGTATCAGCCACACTTCCTTACTATACAGAAGTTTTCCCATCCATAGTTTTGTCAATTAGTATGTACCTCAGCTTGGAATACATATTTGAACACAAAAGGCAAAAGCTTGTGGACTGTACAGTGCATAGGAGTAGTCTTCATTGTCCCGACGCCTTCTCTTGTTCGATGGCTGaaggaggacaaaaaaaaaaaagaaagaaaagaaattaagtttGAAACAGTTTCAAAAGGTTAACCCTAGCAACCAAATGAGCCCACGGAACTTACTTTCTTTAGTTGGCAGTGTGTTTTTCTCCGCAGTCTCCGCCTTCTTCAGCTTGCTCTTATCGAAGCTTTCGACCGCCGAGACGTCAGGCTTGTCAGACATGTCTGCAGATTGttccaaaaaattaaataagtgTTAGCCGTCCAACTGAAGTTAATTAAACACGTGGGCATGGTCACAGCCAATTAGCGCATAAAAGGGACATTTGACAGACATGATCTAGGCTACGTTACGCAGAAACGACATAGGGCTGAGAAGGACAATGAACTTCATGGAGACCACGCCACAGGTTTATCATGGTGCCGATTTGAGAAGCTCTTTGTCAGTAAGTAAACGCGTGCAGTTGAGGGGCCACCGCCCTTAAATAGAATTTAGATGACCAGACTGCTTACAACCATGGCAAACCCCAATTTACCCATATAAGCAGAGCACATGTAACCTACCTAATGGTTTGGTTCAGATTCTCCAAGTAACTGACACAGCATGAAGCATTTTACAGACAGACACGTTTTTGCCATTTATTTACCCATTAACTTCAGCAGcttttaaacacattcacagCTGACACTCCTAACCTAATCGAGCCAGGACATTGTGAGACGAAGAGAAACTAAAACAGAGTGATTCAACAGTGAGCTTAGAGCAAGCTCAAAAACAAACTCTCACATGATCAAATAAATGCACTCACTTGATTTTCCGCTCCGATAAATTCAGCTATAAGATGCACGTCCCGTTGGCG is a window of Etheostoma cragini isolate CJK2018 chromosome 11, CSU_Ecrag_1.0, whole genome shotgun sequence DNA encoding:
- the tmsb4x gene encoding thymosin beta-4; protein product: MSDKPDVSAVESFDKSKLKKAETAEKNTLPTKETIEQEKASGQ